CCCCAGCTCACCTTCTGGCCCTCCCATCTTGTCTATAATTTTAATTGCCACTTTTCTTTGGTGTTTTTTGGAAACTGCTTCTTTGACTTTTGAGTAGGTCCCTTCCCCAATGGTCTTGCCCAGCTGGTACCCATTGGAGAGCAGAAAGTCCTCCATGCTGTCTAGCACCTCCTTCCTTCCTATCACCCTCTCAGCTCATGCTGCCTCTGCGAGGCAGCGCTACTCCACCATCGCCCTCGGCCCGCTTCTTTTCCCCCCAAGGACTTCATCCGCAGCCGCCCCCAGCGCTACAACATTCTCCGTCTGGACACAGGAGCCGCGGGTGATGGGAAGGGAGAGGGTCAGACATTTTAAAACTCTGGCCCAATTGTGATGTaaatgctgtgtgaccctgggccaaAATGGGCAATGCCCCTATCTGCcctcaccaccactaccaccgcAAAACCCAGCACGGGTTAAGTCACCTccgcgccccgcccccgcgccAGGCAGTGAGTCGTAGCCCCGCCTGTAGGGGTTGCTGCGATGTCTGCGCTCGGCCCGGGATGCCAGGCTCTGTTCCGTGGACGCCCCCATCGGGCAGCAGGGGGTCTGCGCCACCCATGGCCAGAGCCCTCCAGCTCCCGGCTCGCCGCCGCGCTAAGTGCCCGGGCGGCGCGGGGTTCTCCCGGGTGGAGGAACGGGTTCTGTGAGGTCAGCGCGCCGCGGCCCGGGTCACAATGCAGCCCTCCCCCTCGACGCCCGGGCCGGGACGCGCCGCAGACACCTGCCCGGCTCCGCCTGGACCGGAGCGTCCTCCCGCGGCCAGGGCTCGGGCAGCTGCTTCCAGCCTGGGACTGGCCTCGGCCTCCGGCAGGTGAGCAACGGCCCGGGGGGCGGGCGCGGGGAGGGGGTGCCCGGCGGCCCGGGAGCGGCCTGACCGCCACTCCCCGCGCAGAGCGCCCCGGGGCCTGGACATGAGTGCCCAGGAGCCCCCGCAGGGTCGGAGATTCCCCATTGAGGCCGGAGACTCCCCTGGCCTTGCCGCCGCCCCCGAGTCCCAGGACAGCCCGGAGCCCGTAGCTACGGAGCACAACCCGGTCAGGTGAGGCCAGCGCCCCTGCCCGCGGCCCCTCCCCTGCCGGTTTTCGGTCCCCAGACCAACCCGCACCCACGGCCGAACCTCTAGGACTGATGCGCCCCCTACAGGATGGGGCCGGCCGCCGCCTCAGCGCCCCCTGTCGCACCCCGCTTTCCGCAGGCCGCTTCGACGCTGCCCCGGCTGCCACTGCCTGACGCTGCTGCACATGCCCATCGACGTCTACCTGGCCATGGGCGGGAGCCCCCGGGCCCGCGCCACCTGAGTGCGCCTGCGCACGGCGGCTCCGCGGGAGCCGGGCGGGGACGGGGCCCGCTGCGGGCCACCACGCTGAGGTCGCGCGCGCGCCGAGCACGAGACAAtgatgcacattttaaaataaaagaatgatgcACATTTTAATAAATCACAGCATAAACTGTTCTTTCCACTCCGGCTGGCCGTGTCTCTCTTATCCCGTCGGCTCGGGCCCGCCGGCTGCTCCGCCCCATCCAATATCACCTTTCCCTCTGCTGCTTCCTCCCTTGGGCCCAGCCCCAGGGGCCCGCCCTTCCCTCCGGGTCGGCTTGCTTCTGGCTGGGCACCAAaccctcccctttttttttcaCTGGTCACGACGCCCTCCAGGGCCGTGCTTCTGCTTGGGCGCTGCCCTCATCCTTCTCCCCGACACTCCCCTTTGTTTCTCCAGGAAAATCAGCATTACTGTTCTGGACTCTGGGGGCCCAGAAAAGCTTGAGACTGGAGGAGATGGACAGACAACTCAGAATAAAGAGAATGGCCACCTACCCCGGGCCCATTTAATTCTCCAAAGATGGAGTTTGGTTTTGCTGCCTTCTGTTTTGTGACCCTGAGTCTCTCTGGCTTTGTTGGAGGGATTAGGGGCTGCCCCCACCATCTCGACCCCTGGTTTCTCCTAAGGACTGGTGGGGTCAGAGAGAGACTGGGGAAGAAGTCGTTTGAAAAACTGATttctttattcctattttacaggtgagggaaCTGAGTCTTAAGCTACTTGGGCCCTTGGCTGGGGCCCCCCAGGTGGCTGGTGATGCTAGTGCACTCCTCAGAGTTCAGGCAGCAAAATGCATCCCTAGGAGGGGCCCATGAcaggagggctgcctggaggcTGAATGAGTATTTCCCACCTTCTAATTTTGCTTTAATGAACCCTGTATTATtttaataccagaaaaaaaaaacgtAACCCAAAGGTCAGGCTCAGTCTCCTGTCCCCTGAGATTTAAGGACACTTGACTCaacgtggggtttcccaggtggtgcttgtggtaaagaacccgcctgccaatgcaggagatgcaggttggatcctgggtcaggaagatcccctggaggaggacatggcaacctacttgcctggagaattccatggacagaggagcctggcaggctacagtccacagggttgcgaagagttggacacgactaaagcgactgagcaggcatgcacgcACATACATCCCTGATTATCTCCTCTGGGCAGGGAACATGGCTGCCTCAGCTTCGAAGTCCTGGGAAGTCagcattccctggcagtccagtggttagggctctgcacttccactgcagggggcacaagttcaataCCTGAgtggggaatgaagatcccaaaTACCACACAACACAGCCCACCACCACCTAAAAATAAATCCCAGGAGGAGAGAGCTGCTTCCCCCAACATGATGTATCTATTCCTGGGAAGGGCAGTGATTGGCCCGTGTTTGGCCCAAATCACAAGCATATTCTTTGGGCCAGTTACCACTGTCAGAGAGATGGAAGACTACAGTTGACCAGGCTGAGCCACAGGTAAACCTATCCTTGAGGTGCAAGCACAGTCAGGTGATTGACAGCATCGCTAGACTAGAAAATAACGGGTAATGATGGAGAAAAAAGCATTTCAGGAGCAGAGACTGCTTATGCAATGATCAAGTACCCCTGGGAGGAAAAGAAGCCTGAAAAACAATGGATAGAGAGTTTGATAGGGGCCAGGGAACAATACAGCTCCATGGCAATGAGGAGCCTTGGAAAGTGTGACCAGGAGTCAGGCCACTGGGTTCTCTTTCAGGTTTTGTGCCTGTCTCAGTCAATACAGGTCTACTAGCCAGGCCTGTGCAGGACGTCAGCCATGAAACTGACAAACATGACCCTTAACTCTCATGAAATTCACATGGCCTGGCAATGACCTGATGGGAGGCAGGTCCCTTCCTTCTGGACCCATTTCCtcactggcttaaaaaaaataaaagcaccagCTGATCTCTATGGACCttcccagcccacagaggcagaattcttcccattcttcctttctctcttatctccctcatttcctttctctaggcTTCTGGAACCCTcctttccttcaaaaaaaaaaaaaaagacttactgCCTGGGAGTTTCCTTAGTGGTTAGGATAACGGCATTTCATTCTCAtggccccggttcaatccctggtcagggaactgagatctcacaagctgtgagacgtggccaaaaaagaagaggggaaatcAAAAACTTACTGCCACTTTCATTTGTTTGGTTAGTGAGGGATAACAAAAAATACAGACAAACACCTTGCCAATAGGCCAGACTCTGGAGCTAGATAGCTCTAGAATGGCCAGGAGCAAGAGGAAAGGGCATTCCAGGTGGAAGGAATACCGTGGgcaaaggcctggaggcaggGAAGTTTAAGGAATTCAGTTCAACCAACTTTCACTAACACCTACCTGGGCCACACCAGGTGGTGACAGGTCCCTTCCCCTTGGAGAGCTCAGAATTCAAGGGACCCAGGGATGAGTTAACAGAAGAGAAGCTGGATCAGGGAGACCTTGTGTTTGAACTTGTTCTGTAGGTGACAGGTAGAGTGCCAGGCTCCAACCGGGGTCACttgactatttttcttttccttttccatcatGTTCTCTGttgcttcttcctttttcccCCAGGAAAAACCACTGGCCTAAACTCTAGTCCTAGATTTGAGTCCTGATTGTCATTTACTAGCTGTGCAACCTTGGGCTAATTACTTATCCTCTCTGAGTCTCTTTCCAAATCTGTAAAACAGGGCTAATAACATCTGGTGGAAGGTTTCAGTAAAGTCATGCACCAGGCAGGAATCTCAGGCACAGCTAGCACTGAGCAAAAGAGGACACTGCCTTTGGCTTCAAGGGGCAGCAGAGAGCCAGCTAGCCATGTCCCCAAGGGCTGGGTATCTGGAATCTCTCTTGCCTCCCTTTGTCAGGTTCCTATCAGTCCTGCTCAGGAGCTAAGGAACTTGGGAGCAGGGGGCATTTTCAGGGGAGTCCCCAGGTAGGAAAAGCAGAACTGCCTTCCTCACTCTAGAGGATAAAGCTGTCCCCAGACCCAAAGctacccaggtggcgctagtagtaaagaacccatctgccaatgcaggagacgtaagagacgtgagttcaatccctgggtctggaagatcgcctgaagaaaggaatggcaacacacttcagtattcttgcctggagaatcccaatggacagaggatcctggtgggctacaatccatggggttgcaaagagttagacatgactgaagtaacttaacatgcatgcagaCCCCAAAGCAGGACCCCCACATCCCAGCCTCATTTTATGCCTGAGGAATGGGGAGGGGCCCAGTCAAAGAAGGATACTCAAATCCCTGCTTTCCCCGACTTCTCTCTCAAACACCTTATTAGCCAGCCCCTCCCTAAGGGACCCTCTTTTAGAAGGAGGGGGCGAAGTACAGATGGACCCCCCCCTCAGGTTACCATGGAGATGGCAGGGAAAGGGTTGCTGTATCGCCATGGCAACAATTGACGTCAGCACTACCCTTTCTCATTGCTTGATATGAGAGGGGGGCAGCCACCCCAACCACAAGCAAATCCCCCACAAAGCCTCCTCCCTTTACTGAGCCAATCAACCAAGGGGTCGACAGGCTTAATATAGCACAGGAGTTAAAAGCACAGACTCTGATGTCAGTCAAACCTTGGTTCAAATCCTCTTTGTGCATGGTTTTAGCTGTTTAAATTTGAGCAAGTCCCTTAACCCTGGAAGACTAGTATGTACAATGGGGATAGAAAGCTACATGCCCTCAAGGGTTAATGTGAGGACTGCAGGGGATCATGCAGGTGACGGGCATTAGGCCAGTTTATGGGAAGTGCACACTGATGTTAGTGACTCTCTAGAATCCTGGGGACCTGTCAGGGCATTGTGGCTTTTCAGATATAGACTCACAGCCCCTAAAAGGCTTCCAGGATTCCTAAGGACTGGCCCTGAGTTTGAGCACCTCAGAACTGGCGGCGGGGAGTGGAGGGCAGGTATTTCCTTGGCGggacagtggataagaatccacctgccagtgcagaggacacaggttcaatccctggtctgggacaatcccacatgccatggagcaactaagcctgaacacaactactgaagcccacacaccctaaagcctgtgctccacaagacaagccaccacaatgagaagcccacgtaccgcaactagagaaaagccacatgcagcaacaaagacccagagcaaccaaaagtaaaaattaattgattaattaaagAAGGAATGGGGGAGGTGAATCCAGAGACAGTGGAATTTCCCGACTCTGAGGAAACCCCGGATGCCACTTTCCTTGAAACCTCATCACATCCGAACCCTGAcccaacttccttttcctccGCCCATCTGCCTCCTTCTCCTAGGCCTTCTTAGCAGCCATCTACCTCTTGACACTCCACTTGCTCCTCTAGGAAAAAGCATGGATGAGGGCCATTGGGAGACATCAGGCAATCTGACACCAGGTAGATCAGTGGGTTGGACCCCACAGGGATCCACGTTCCTCTCCGTACCCTCCCTTGGGGTGAAGACACTGGAATCATTCTCACTCCCTCTCATTTCCCCAGGCCCCAGTCCAGGTGCCCACAGTTGATTCTCTAATTCTACTGTATTGCCCTGAATCAGACTCCAATTGCTACTCATCTGGATTACTCCAGCGGCCCCCcaacctatttttttcttttttttttaatactttttattgatttatttgactgagttgggtcttcattgtggcccCTGGGATCCTCACTGTGTCATGtgagatctttcattgtggcacatgggctcactATTTGtggcacagactctctagttgtggcacttgggctcacTACTTGTGGCACagaggctcagttgctctgcagcctgtgggatcttggttccttgaccagggatcaaacccacagcctcTGCAAGGAAGTCTCCTTCTAACTGGTCATATGGTCTTGTACTTCCTTCCCtgcttgattcctccagccccGAATTATTCTATAAAGACCACAACCCAGCCATGTAATTCTCCTATTTAAATCTCACCAATGGCTCCTTTACATCACTTGCCCAACCACGAGGACACCCCTGAGTTCACAAAACCTTCTTTCCACCTTTCaacatgctgttccttctgcctggaatagcCTCCTCACTCACTTTACCCCTCAGATCTCCACCAATTGTCAGTCCTCAAAGAAGGTTCCTCTGACTACCTGTCCGTTCCTTCCCAGAGCAGCTGCTTGTCCCACTGTGTACTCGCTTCTTCCCTGATCCTCCCACTGTGTACTCGCTTCTTCCCTGATCCTTGCTGAATGCCTATTTACCCCATTACACTACAGACTCACCAAGCGCGGAGGCTGTGTCGTATTCATCCTGACATCCTGGGGCCAAGAATGGAAGGGCTCAGGAGTTGGTAGAATGGTTGTCATTAGACTGGCTACTGAACAATGGCTTGATGGGTCCACAGAGGAGAGGCCGAGAGCGGTGAGGTGAAGGAATAGCAGAGGCAGTTGGGGGATCTGGAATGGCCTCCCTAAGGAACTGACCCTGAAACTAAAATGAGATGCGGTTACCCACACAAGGACAGGGCGGTGGGAAATATCCCCAACCCCGAGACTGGTCTGTGCCACGATGAACATAGTGCTGATGACACTGTGAAGAGGGAAACATTCAAGTCTTGGAAAGACAGCCGTAGCTGCTCTGTAAGAACAGACCCTGGAAGAGATGGCAAGTAGCAGCAGAGAGATCATTCAGGAAGCTGCAACCTCCCAGGTAAAAGGCGATGGGGCCTTGGACCAGGTGTGAGCAGAGGAGATGGAGAAAAGCAACTGCATTTTAGACATCCTGGAGAGGACAGGATTTTGTAACTGCTTGACTATGAAAATGTAGAGACAGGGAAGAATCTAGAACCAAGCCCAGATTTCCAGTTCAGGCAACGGAGGAAACAGCCAAGCTGGGGAACATGGGAGGGACAGGTATGGGGCATGTCTGCTGTGAAGTGCGACATCCAGAAGAAGGGGGCCAGGAGACAGGTcttggggaagggaagaggggtcTGGGAGAGAGAAGTGAGTCTCTGACAAAGGTGGGCATTAAAGGCACAGGAACTGACAAGATCCCTGGGACATACTTACAAGGCCCAAGAACACCCATGGTTAGGCAGTGAGCAACAGATGAGAAATTTGCCACATGGCGGCAACCTGTAAGATAGTAAATAAGTCAAGACTGCAGTGTTCAGAAAAACAAAGGcccaaaaatatttcaaataggaAAGAGTGTTTGTGTCAAAGTCGGTCACTGCTAAAGGGTCAAGTCAGATAATGACTCATGAGCATCCCTGGGATTTAGAAACAAGGAGGTCAGTGGTGACCTTGAGGAGCTGTTCCCGTGGAATGGTGAGGGAGGGAGCCAGATtgcaggggcagggtggggaagtAGAAACAACATGTGCACACAACTCTTTCAAGAATCTTGGCTGTGAAGGGGAGCTGGAGAAGGACCCAGGGTcgaaggaaggctttcttctttttca
The window above is part of the Bos javanicus breed banteng chromosome 2, ARS-OSU_banteng_1.0, whole genome shotgun sequence genome. Proteins encoded here:
- the FAM229A gene encoding protein FAM229A; the protein is MQPSPSTPGPGRAADTCPAPPGPERPPAARARAAASSLGLASASGRAPRGLDMSAQEPPQGRRFPIEAGDSPGLAAAPESQDSPEPVATEHNPVRPLRRCPGCHCLTLLHMPIDVYLAMGGSPRARAT